A region of the Oceanihabitans sp. IOP_32 genome:
AGTGATATTAGTTGGGATTTTGGTTTTGTTTTTAGCTTTTATGCCGCGTAGCCCTTCACCTATACTTTCTACAATCTGGCTGGTGGTTGCAAATACAATGAAATTTACAGGAAGCTCGATGAGTCTTTTTTCAAATATTTGTTTGGATGAAATTAAAAGAGAGCCATCGTTAGCAATTAAATTTTCGCAGGTGGTTAAGAAAAATGTAGACTCGCTTAATTGGGAAGTTATTTTTAAATCACAATCTTTAAATTTATCCTTCAAATACGCATTCAACAAAAGTACTTTTTTATTTTTCCACTGGTTTTCAAGAAGTATACTTTCTAAATTTTTAAAAACTTCGTTTAAATCTTCACAATATAAGAATTTACCACCATTGGCTTTAAAATTTATAGTAAACCTTTCATCTATAGGTAATTTTATCTCTGGCATGTATTTACCTCTATCGTCAGATTTTATTTCTTTCTGTTCGCTATCGGACTTTTTACCAAAAATTTTTCTGAAAAGACTCATTTAAAATATTACTATTAGCTTGTTTCTTTGAACTTATCAAATATAAAAAATCTTAAACTAAACTAAGGTTTAATTTAAGATTTTTACTAAAAGGCTATTTATAATAAAGCAAGCTTAAGGCTTCATTCGTCATTCTGGACTATCGTGTTTTATAGATTCTTCTTCTTGTCCTGCTTCTTGTTCTACTGTGTTATTAGTAGCCGTTTTTACTTCAGTGTTTTTAATAGGCGTCTCTTTTTCAAAAGGACGTTTCCCAAATATTTTCTCAAGATTATCTTTAAAAATAACTTCTTTTTCTAAAAGCACTTCGGCAAGTTCTGTTAACTTGTCTTTGTTTTCTTCAAGAATTTTAATTGCCCTTTGATATTGTTCTTCTATAATAGCAGATATCTCGTCGTCGATTAACTCTGCGGTTTTTTCAGAATAGGGTTTCGAGAAACCAAATTCGTTTTGTCCGGAAGAGTCATAATAAGTTAAGTTACCTACTTTATCGCTAAGACCGTAAACGGTCACCATAGCACGTGCTTGTTTGGTAACTTTTTCTAAATCGCTTAAAGCGCCAGTAGAAATTTTATCGAATATTACTTTTTCTGCAGCACGACCGCCAAGGGCAGCACACATCTCGTCAAGCATTTGCTCGGTTCGAACAATTAAACGTTCTTCTGGTAAATACCAAGCGGCACCTAATGATCGGCCACGAGGCACAATAGTTACTTTAACTAAAGGTGCAGCGTGCTCAAGCATCCAGCTTACAACGGCGTGTCCGGCTTCATGAAAAGCAACTGCTTTTTTCTCGCTTAGTGTAATAATTTTATTTTTCTTTTCTAGACCACCAATAATTCTATCAACAGCGTCTAAAAAGTCCTGTTTGTCCACTGCTTTTTTGCCATTTCTGGCTGCAATTAGGGCCGCTTCGTTACAAACGTTAGCGATATCGGCACCAGAGAAACCTGGAGTTTGTTTTGATAGAAAATCTAAATCTAAATTCTCTGCTTTTTTTAGCGGACGTAAATGGACTTCGAAAATTTCTTTACGTTCGCGTACATCTGGTAAATCGACATAAATTTGTCTGTCGAATCGACCAGCACGCATCAAGGCTTTATCAAGAATATCGGCTCTGTTGGTTGCAGCAAGCACAATAACGTTTGTGTTCGTACCAAAACCATCCATTTCGGTTAATAATTGGTTTAAGGTGTTTTCTCGCTCGTCGTTACTTCCAGACATCGCGTTTTTACCTCTTGCACGCCCAATAGCATCTATCTCGTCTATAAATATTATTGATGGTGATTTTTCTTTAGCTTGCTTAAACAAGTCACGTACTCGTGATGCACCAACCCCAACAAACATCTCCACAAAGTCTGAACCAGATAAAGAAAAGAACGGTACTTGAGCTTCACCAGCTACTGCTTTTGCTAATAATGTTTTACCCGTTCCTGGAGGTCCTACAAGTAAGGCACCTTT
Encoded here:
- a CDS encoding LUD domain-containing protein; amino-acid sequence: MSLFRKIFGKKSDSEQKEIKSDDRGKYMPEIKLPIDERFTINFKANGGKFLYCEDLNEVFKNLESILLENQWKNKKVLLLNAYLKDKFKDCDLKITSQLSESTFFLTTCENLIANDGSLLISSKQIFEKRLIELPVNFIVFATTSQIVESIGEGLRGIKAKNKTKIPTNITAIKHFKSEEDKDFLSYGSSAKNLYLLLLEDL
- the ftsH gene encoding ATP-dependent zinc metalloprotease FtsH, with translation MAKDNKNLNEKKPKFSPYWIYGIVLALFLGFQLINSGSYEDGGTITPAEFFKYAKDNDVEKVEIINRRVAQVYLTREAQEKEIHKNSKPKTFIPSATKLPNYKFEIGDLQNFENDLKDIGKYDILSLETKENVWGDLLLGILPFILLIGVWVFIMRRMSGGAGGGAGGQIFNIGKSKAKLFDQNTKVKTSFKDVAGLEGAKEEVQEIVDFLKFPEKYTTLGGKIPKGALLVGPPGTGKTLLAKAVAGEAQVPFFSLSGSDFVEMFVGVGASRVRDLFKQAKEKSPSIIFIDEIDAIGRARGKNAMSGSNDERENTLNQLLTEMDGFGTNTNVIVLAATNRADILDKALMRAGRFDRQIYVDLPDVRERKEIFEVHLRPLKKAENLDLDFLSKQTPGFSGADIANVCNEAALIAARNGKKAVDKQDFLDAVDRIIGGLEKKNKIITLSEKKAVAFHEAGHAVVSWMLEHAAPLVKVTIVPRGRSLGAAWYLPEERLIVRTEQMLDEMCAALGGRAAEKVIFDKISTGALSDLEKVTKQARAMVTVYGLSDKVGNLTYYDSSGQNEFGFSKPYSEKTAELIDDEISAIIEEQYQRAIKILEENKDKLTELAEVLLEKEVIFKDNLEKIFGKRPFEKETPIKNTEVKTATNNTVEQEAGQEEESIKHDSPE